A stretch of the Prochlorococcus marinus str. MIT 0918 genome encodes the following:
- a CDS encoding TIGR03792 family protein produces the protein MINSNTSIVEYLKLSVSRQDKEAWLSAEKRTWEPWLEKQKGFLDRQLFWDPLNEEAIVLIRWASREEWKAIPQVEIDHVQELFEKIAKDSTGEQSLNPFPIKFQGELSAL, from the coding sequence GTGATTAATTCAAATACCTCAATTGTTGAATATTTAAAGCTTAGTGTGTCTAGGCAGGATAAAGAGGCTTGGTTATCTGCTGAGAAAAGGACATGGGAGCCTTGGCTAGAAAAACAAAAAGGTTTTTTAGATAGACAGCTTTTTTGGGATCCTCTTAATGAGGAAGCGATTGTGCTTATTCGTTGGGCTAGTCGCGAAGAATGGAAGGCTATCCCACAAGTTGAAATTGATCATGTGCAGGAGCTTTTCGAAAAAATAGCAAAAGACTCAACAGGGGAACAATCTTTAAATCCCTTTCCGATCAAATTTCAAGGTGAATTGTCTGCTCTATGA
- the trmD gene encoding tRNA (guanosine(37)-N1)-methyltransferase TrmD, translated as MQPIRIDVISLFPKSFEKIKELGVIGRSFSKGIAELNVYNPRDFTNDGYHKVDDQPYGGGAGMVLKPEPFFEAFESIPICENRKVLMMTPQGKTLSQKDLFRWSKGCSQLVILCGQYEGFDERIRTLADEEISLGDFVLTGGELAAMIIINGVVRLLPGTIGSSESLEDESHANFLLEHPHYTRPVKFRDLEVPKVLRSGNHAEISQWRQDQREIRTKNRRPELYQKWLERERLYNDEKDN; from the coding sequence ATGCAACCAATACGAATTGACGTTATAAGCCTTTTCCCAAAGTCTTTTGAGAAGATTAAAGAACTGGGTGTTATTGGGCGTTCTTTCTCAAAAGGGATTGCAGAGCTTAATGTATATAATCCGCGTGATTTTACTAATGATGGATATCACAAAGTAGATGACCAACCATATGGTGGTGGTGCTGGTATGGTCTTAAAGCCAGAACCCTTTTTTGAGGCATTTGAATCTATACCTATTTGTGAAAATAGAAAGGTTTTGATGATGACTCCACAGGGAAAAACTTTGTCTCAAAAAGATCTATTTCGATGGTCTAAGGGATGCAGTCAATTAGTTATCCTTTGTGGTCAATATGAGGGGTTTGATGAACGGATTAGAACTCTTGCGGATGAGGAGATTTCTTTAGGAGATTTTGTTTTAACAGGTGGTGAATTGGCTGCAATGATTATCATAAATGGAGTGGTTCGACTTCTACCTGGAACTATAGGAAGCTCGGAATCATTGGAAGATGAGAGCCATGCAAACTTTTTGCTTGAACATCCTCATTACACTCGCCCAGTTAAATTTCGCGATCTTGAAGTTCCAAAAGTTCTGCGGAGTGGTAATCATGCTGAAATCTCGCAATGGAGACAGGATCAAAGAGAGATTAGAACAAAAAATCGTCGTCCAGAATTATATCAAAAGTGGTTAGAAAGAGAAAGATTATATAATGATGAAAAAGATAATTAA
- the era gene encoding GTPase Era, which yields MSSLQSSREDFRSGFIALIGRPNVGKSTLVNKLVGKKVAITSPIAQTTRNRLRVILTTPKAQIIFVDAPGIHKPHHLLGERLVQSSKNLIGEVDSILLMFEGCKPPGRGDAFIVQLLAQQSIPVLIALNKWDLVSKDQAQNRLNEYRNLIEQHIWPIYCCSAVNGEGCEILTKNIINFLPFGPCLYPSNITSDQSEEIFLSELIREQVLLNTREEIPHSVAVSIDRIEEMPIKNKSSNIKRTAILATIFVEKKSQKSILIGKGGSMLKIIGKGARSQMKKIMNVPIYLELFVKVLPNWRSRSARLSELGYKAK from the coding sequence ATGTCATCCTTACAGTCATCTAGAGAAGATTTTCGGTCAGGTTTTATAGCTTTGATTGGAAGACCGAATGTAGGGAAGTCAACTTTGGTAAATAAACTTGTTGGTAAAAAAGTTGCAATTACTTCACCTATTGCTCAAACAACTAGGAATCGATTAAGAGTTATTTTGACTACTCCCAAAGCCCAAATTATTTTTGTAGATGCGCCTGGAATTCATAAGCCTCATCATTTGTTGGGTGAAAGATTGGTGCAAAGTTCAAAAAATCTTATAGGTGAAGTGGATAGTATTTTGCTGATGTTTGAAGGTTGCAAACCCCCTGGAAGAGGAGATGCTTTTATTGTGCAATTACTTGCACAGCAATCTATTCCTGTATTAATTGCTTTAAATAAATGGGACCTTGTTTCAAAAGATCAAGCTCAAAATAGATTAAACGAGTATAGAAACCTTATTGAGCAACATATATGGCCTATTTATTGTTGCAGTGCAGTTAATGGTGAAGGTTGTGAGATATTAACTAAAAATATTATTAACTTTCTACCTTTTGGCCCTTGCCTTTATCCATCTAATATAACTTCAGATCAATCTGAAGAGATTTTTTTAAGTGAACTTATACGTGAACAAGTGTTATTAAATACTAGAGAAGAGATCCCACATAGCGTTGCAGTATCTATTGACCGTATTGAAGAAATGCCAATAAAAAATAAATCTTCTAATATAAAAAGAACTGCTATCTTGGCAACTATCTTTGTAGAGAAAAAAAGTCAAAAGTCAATTTTAATCGGAAAAGGTGGCTCTATGCTCAAAATAATTGGAAAAGGAGCGAGAAGTCAAATGAAGAAGATAATGAATGTTCCTATATATCTGGAACTTTTTGTAAAGGTTTTACCTAATTGGAGAAGTCGCTCAGCGAGACTATCTGAATTGGGATATAAGGCAAAATAG
- a CDS encoding Bax inhibitor-1 family protein, with protein MPASSNFQQAIREAQSGSLVGPNVVNKALPYVGGGMVLTALGVLSGLSLLASNPALFQPLSFVALIAEIVLFFMATSAANNANNAKALPLLTAFSLLTGFTLSGIVAIAIGTAGIGSVGTAAFATGITFVIASAVGRKMSDSVGQALSGAVGLGLIGLIIAMVVQFIGGFFAPGMFGGTGFELMIAGFGTVLFVAMSFVDFYTMPRRYNDEQYLAGALGMYLTYINLFVFILRLIIALQGGGRRD; from the coding sequence ATGCCAGCAAGTAGCAATTTTCAACAAGCCATTCGTGAGGCTCAGTCAGGCTCTTTAGTAGGGCCAAATGTAGTTAATAAGGCTTTGCCTTATGTTGGTGGGGGTATGGTTCTTACGGCTTTGGGAGTCTTGAGTGGATTATCTCTCTTGGCTTCTAATCCTGCTCTATTTCAGCCTCTGTCATTTGTTGCCCTAATTGCAGAAATAGTTCTGTTTTTCATGGCTACAAGTGCTGCAAACAATGCAAACAATGCAAAAGCATTGCCATTACTTACTGCTTTTAGCCTCTTAACAGGCTTTACTCTAAGTGGAATTGTTGCTATCGCTATTGGAACAGCAGGTATCGGTTCAGTTGGGACAGCAGCTTTTGCCACAGGAATAACCTTTGTTATAGCTTCAGCAGTTGGTAGAAAAATGAGTGATAGTGTTGGCCAGGCTTTAAGTGGGGCTGTTGGATTAGGTCTTATAGGTTTAATAATTGCAATGGTTGTTCAATTTATTGGAGGTTTCTTTGCTCCTGGAATGTTTGGTGGGACTGGTTTTGAGTTGATGATTGCAGGTTTTGGAACAGTTCTTTTTGTTGCAATGTCTTTTGTAGATTTTTATACAATGCCTCGTAGATATAACGATGAGCAGTATCTTGCAGGAGCTTTGGGGATGTATTTAACTTATATCAATTTATTTGTTTTCATACTTCGTTTGATTATTGCTTTGCAAGGTGGTGGACGCAGAGATTAG
- a CDS encoding PhoH family protein — translation MAEAESSGKFFIDLPDSDSAIALAGAGQSTLHRLESLTGVSIVLRGLQLEISGRQSQLERAVALVELIRPVWQEGQIVSPVDLTAALTSIDTGRQADHASLGEKILARSQRGQLLRPRTLRQKTYVEEMESNDLTFSLGPAGTGKTFLATLLAVRMLTEKKIDKIILTRPAVEAGERLGFLPGDLQQKVDPYLRPLYDSLHALLGLEKTSILLEKGIIEVAPLAYMRGRTLEDAFVILDEAQNTTSAQMRMALTRLGEKSRMVVTGDITQIDLPSGVTSGLVEAIKVLKGVKGISICKLTSADIVRHQLVQRVVDAYARKEKSS, via the coding sequence ATGGCAGAAGCAGAGTCTTCTGGAAAATTTTTTATTGACTTACCTGATTCTGATTCTGCTATAGCTCTTGCTGGTGCAGGTCAGTCAACATTACATCGTCTGGAATCTTTAACAGGTGTTTCAATTGTTTTAAGAGGCTTACAGCTTGAAATAAGCGGACGTCAAAGTCAGCTTGAAAGAGCAGTCGCTTTGGTTGAGTTAATACGTCCAGTTTGGCAAGAAGGTCAAATAGTTTCTCCTGTTGACTTAACTGCAGCACTTACTTCTATTGATACAGGTAGGCAGGCTGATCACGCATCTTTGGGAGAAAAAATTCTTGCAAGAAGTCAACGAGGTCAGTTATTGCGACCAAGAACACTTAGGCAAAAAACTTATGTAGAAGAAATGGAATCAAATGACCTTACTTTTTCTCTAGGTCCTGCAGGAACTGGAAAAACTTTTCTTGCCACATTATTAGCTGTTCGAATGTTGACTGAGAAAAAAATAGATAAAATTATTCTCACAAGACCTGCTGTAGAAGCAGGAGAAAGATTAGGATTTCTTCCAGGTGACTTACAACAAAAAGTTGATCCTTATTTAAGGCCTCTTTATGACTCTCTTCATGCTTTGCTTGGTTTAGAAAAAACATCAATTTTGCTTGAAAAAGGAATTATTGAAGTCGCGCCTTTGGCTTATATGAGGGGAAGAACTTTAGAAGATGCTTTTGTGATTCTTGATGAAGCTCAAAATACTACATCAGCTCAAATGAGGATGGCTCTGACTAGGCTTGGGGAAAAGTCTCGTATGGTTGTAACAGGAGATATTACACAAATTGATCTTCCCTCAGGAGTAACTAGTGGATTGGTTGAAGCTATTAAAGTATTAAAAGGTGTAAAAGGGATTTCTATTTGCAAATTGACTTCTGCAGATATTGTTAGGCACCAACTTGTTCAGCGAGTAGTAGATGCTTATGCAAGAAAAGAGAAAAGTTCGTGA
- the rpsP gene encoding 30S ribosomal protein S16 → MIKLRLKRFGKKREASFRLVACNSTSRRDGRPLQELGFYNPRTKETRLDTEALRLRLSQGAQPTDAVRSLLEKGGLLEKKIRPAEIVGKAKQAESRKSESKNASKKVEKEKSKDEESKEISTEA, encoded by the coding sequence ATGATCAAGCTCCGCCTTAAGCGGTTCGGAAAGAAGAGGGAAGCCAGTTTCCGCCTAGTTGCTTGCAATAGCACTTCCAGACGAGATGGCCGTCCTCTCCAGGAATTAGGATTTTATAATCCACGAACTAAAGAAACTAGACTTGATACTGAAGCACTTAGGTTGAGACTGAGTCAGGGTGCTCAGCCTACTGATGCTGTTCGTTCTCTTTTGGAAAAGGGAGGTTTGCTTGAAAAGAAAATTCGGCCTGCTGAAATAGTAGGTAAAGCTAAACAAGCTGAATCAAGGAAATCAGAATCTAAGAATGCTTCAAAAAAAGTAGAAAAAGAAAAGTCTAAAGACGAAGAATCCAAGGAAATCTCTACTGAGGCTTAA
- the ffh gene encoding signal recognition particle protein — protein MFDELSARFEDAVKGLKGENKINEDNVDVALKEVRRALLEADVSLSVVKEFVEEVRQKAIGADVVRGVKPGEKFIDVVHQELKEVMGGANAPLANVTNKPTVILMAGLQGAGKTTATAKLGLHLKEKGLRTLLVAADVYRPAAIEQLNTLGEQIGLEVFSLGKELKPEEIALSGLAKAKEEGFDNLIVDTAGRLQIDEEMMNEMVRIRSAVNPDEVLLVVDSMIGQEAAELTRAFHEKVGITGAVLTKLDGDSRGGAALSIRKVSGQPIKFIGTGEKVEALEPFHPERMAGRILGMGDVLTLVEKAQKEVEIADAEQMQRKFQEATFDFSDFVKQMRLIKRMGSLGGLMKMIPGMNKIDDGMLKSGEQQLKRIEAMIASMTDAERKQPELLAAQPSRRRRVALGSGHTSAEVDKVLADFQKMRGLMKQMASGAGLPGMGGLPGLGAPGGMPGMATNQSPSRGGRGSSYGTPKRQRPHKKKKGFGDL, from the coding sequence ATGTTTGACGAGCTTTCCGCACGTTTTGAGGATGCAGTAAAAGGTCTCAAAGGAGAAAATAAAATTAATGAAGATAATGTAGATGTTGCTCTTAAGGAAGTTCGCCGAGCTCTCTTAGAGGCTGATGTAAGTCTTTCAGTTGTTAAGGAATTTGTAGAAGAAGTACGTCAAAAGGCTATTGGGGCTGACGTTGTTAGGGGCGTAAAGCCAGGTGAAAAATTTATTGATGTCGTTCATCAAGAATTGAAAGAGGTTATGGGAGGTGCAAATGCTCCTTTAGCAAATGTGACTAATAAGCCCACTGTCATTCTTATGGCAGGTCTTCAAGGAGCAGGTAAAACAACAGCCACAGCAAAACTGGGTCTTCATTTAAAAGAAAAAGGACTTAGAACTTTATTGGTTGCAGCAGATGTATATCGTCCAGCGGCGATAGAACAATTAAATACTTTGGGCGAACAAATTGGCTTAGAGGTTTTTAGTCTTGGTAAAGAATTGAAGCCAGAAGAAATTGCTTTATCTGGATTAGCCAAGGCTAAAGAAGAAGGATTTGACAACTTAATTGTTGATACGGCAGGTCGATTGCAAATTGACGAAGAAATGATGAATGAAATGGTTCGAATTCGTTCAGCAGTTAATCCAGATGAAGTGCTATTAGTTGTTGACTCAATGATTGGTCAAGAAGCAGCAGAACTTACAAGAGCTTTTCATGAAAAAGTAGGAATAACAGGAGCTGTCCTTACAAAATTAGATGGTGATTCAAGAGGAGGCGCGGCACTTTCTATAAGGAAAGTCAGTGGTCAGCCAATTAAATTTATTGGTACTGGAGAGAAGGTTGAGGCTTTAGAACCTTTTCATCCCGAAAGAATGGCAGGAAGGATTTTGGGGATGGGTGATGTTTTGACTTTGGTAGAAAAAGCTCAGAAAGAAGTAGAGATTGCAGATGCTGAACAAATGCAAAGAAAATTTCAAGAAGCAACTTTTGATTTTTCAGACTTTGTAAAGCAAATGAGACTTATTAAGCGGATGGGGTCATTAGGAGGATTAATGAAAATGATTCCAGGGATGAATAAAATTGATGATGGGATGTTAAAAAGTGGCGAGCAGCAGTTGAAACGCATAGAAGCAATGATTGCGTCTATGACTGATGCAGAGCGTAAACAGCCAGAATTATTAGCCGCTCAACCTTCCAGACGAAGAAGGGTTGCACTTGGAAGTGGTCATACTTCCGCTGAAGTTGACAAGGTTTTAGCAGACTTTCAGAAGATGAGAGGACTTATGAAACAAATGGCTAGTGGGGCTGGGTTGCCTGGCATGGGAGGGCTCCCTGGCCTTGGTGCTCCTGGTGGAATGCCTGGCATGGCGACTAATCAATCTCCTTCAAGAGGTGGTCGAGGGAGCTCTTATGGGACTCCTAAACGTCAACGTCCTCATAAGAAAAAGAAAGGTTTTGGAGATTTATGA
- a CDS encoding IMS domain-containing protein — protein sequence MELPIDHFRLLGVNASADPEEVLRFFHLRLDRPPEQGFTPEVLDQRSELLRRSADLLCDNELRKNYETDLLNGALGLELSSNREVAGLILLWEAGNSFEAFKLARKSLQPPQAPALGSGRESDLTLLAALSCSNAASQEKSQRHYSSAAELLEEGIQLLQRMGKLPDHRQSLEKELEELLPYRILDLLSRNLSDQKSHQDGINLLDGFVLQRGGLEGRKIDLSYDLKQSDFEIFFQQIRKFLTVQEQIDLFSHWYKNGSSDAGFLYSISLVASGFSRRKPESLKKARKQISKLNLEGFDAMPLLGCIELLLANVSSAEEQFAKSSDLDLRYWLDSYPGEKLAALCDYCRNWLKEDVLIGFRDIDVDSVDLEAWFADRDVQDYIAKIDRRGAFGMARAGFSFVSGRANENPNRKKDFNLFKEEEKESLDNKTSGDSLEEGDFEDYDSSSFILLERITSGYRNIINNITNPLNNFSKSNLKIRENKLLISSFLFIFLFFSGGVIGWLSIRDQIKENNISTSIKIEDKLKSKDQIEKKISDSQESLILKNKSDFKPLIDKSPSKDQILELIEVWLLAKADILSGGQNKNLPIVARNTLVKIVNEQRSKDKDLGEKQIIKTKIESINIEDQTNKRIAVKVIITYQDKRIKESGEVVSETNIPSLTVKYILGREKNLWQLVNFSSGT from the coding sequence TTGGAACTGCCGATCGATCATTTTCGTTTACTAGGCGTAAATGCCTCTGCAGACCCTGAAGAGGTTTTGAGGTTTTTTCATTTACGCTTAGATCGCCCTCCGGAACAAGGTTTTACTCCTGAGGTCCTAGATCAGCGTTCAGAGCTTTTACGCCGCTCTGCTGATTTGCTATGCGATAATGAGTTGAGAAAAAATTATGAAACGGATCTATTGAATGGTGCTTTAGGTCTCGAATTGTCATCGAATCGAGAAGTTGCTGGCTTAATATTGTTATGGGAAGCAGGTAATTCTTTTGAAGCTTTTAAATTAGCTAGAAAATCTCTGCAACCTCCTCAAGCACCTGCACTTGGGAGTGGTAGAGAGTCTGACCTGACACTTTTAGCGGCACTTTCCTGCAGTAATGCAGCTTCTCAAGAAAAAAGTCAAAGGCACTATTCATCTGCTGCGGAGCTTTTAGAAGAAGGCATTCAATTGTTGCAACGGATGGGGAAACTTCCAGATCATAGGCAATCACTTGAGAAAGAGTTAGAAGAATTACTTCCGTATAGGATTCTTGATTTATTAAGTAGGAACTTGTCAGATCAAAAGTCTCATCAAGATGGAATTAATTTACTTGATGGATTTGTTTTACAGAGGGGAGGATTGGAAGGTAGAAAGATTGATTTAAGTTATGATTTAAAGCAATCAGATTTTGAAATATTCTTTCAACAAATTAGAAAGTTTCTTACAGTTCAGGAACAAATAGATCTTTTTTCTCATTGGTATAAGAATGGATCTTCTGATGCAGGCTTCTTATATTCAATTTCTTTAGTTGCTTCAGGTTTTTCTCGAAGAAAACCAGAATCGTTGAAAAAAGCAAGGAAGCAAATATCTAAACTTAATTTAGAAGGCTTTGATGCAATGCCATTGCTTGGATGTATAGAGCTTTTACTTGCTAATGTTTCTTCTGCTGAGGAGCAATTTGCAAAAAGTTCTGATTTAGATTTACGCTATTGGTTGGATAGCTATCCAGGTGAGAAATTAGCAGCTTTATGTGACTATTGTAGGAACTGGTTAAAAGAGGATGTATTAATAGGTTTTAGAGATATAGATGTTGATTCAGTTGATTTAGAAGCTTGGTTTGCAGATCGAGATGTTCAAGATTATATAGCAAAAATAGATAGGAGAGGAGCTTTTGGAATGGCTAGGGCAGGATTCTCTTTTGTATCAGGACGTGCTAATGAAAACCCTAATAGAAAGAAAGATTTTAATTTATTTAAAGAAGAGGAAAAAGAGTCTTTGGATAATAAAACAAGTGGCGATTCTTTAGAGGAGGGTGATTTTGAAGATTATGATAGTAGCTCTTTTATTCTCTTAGAAAGAATTACCTCTGGATATAGAAATATAATTAATAATATCACGAATCCACTAAATAACTTTTCAAAATCTAATTTGAAAATTAGAGAAAATAAATTATTGATTAGTTCCTTTTTATTTATTTTTCTATTCTTCTCTGGGGGGGTAATAGGATGGCTTTCAATTAGAGATCAGATTAAAGAAAATAATATCTCTACATCAATTAAAATTGAAGATAAATTAAAGTCTAAAGATCAAATTGAGAAAAAAATTTCTGATTCTCAAGAATCTCTAATTTTAAAAAATAAATCGGATTTTAAGCCTTTAATTGATAAATCTCCTAGTAAAGATCAAATCCTTGAGCTCATAGAGGTATGGCTTTTAGCTAAAGCTGATATTCTTTCAGGCGGACAAAACAAAAATTTACCTATTGTTGCTAGGAACACTCTTGTTAAAATCGTTAATGAGCAACGTTCCAAAGATAAAGACTTAGGAGAAAAACAGATTATCAAGACCAAGATAGAATCCATTAATATAGAAGATCAAACTAATAAAAGGATTGCTGTTAAAGTTATAATTACTTATCAGGATAAAAGAATTAAGGAATCTGGTGAAGTAGTTTCTGAGACAAATATTCCTTCTTTAACAGTTAAATATATTTTAGGTAGAGAAAAGAATCTATGGCAGTTAGTTAATTTTTCGAGCGGAACTTAA
- the pdhA gene encoding pyruvate dehydrogenase (acetyl-transferring) E1 component subunit alpha, with product MIHSTNVANQSGNQAPTSKESHSERIIKISNQQPISISKDIGLRLFRDMTLGRRFEDKCAEMYYRGKMFGFVHLYNGQEAVSTGVIGAMKLKHDWFCSTYRDHVHALSAGVPAREVMSELFGKETGCSKGRGGSMHLFSKEHHLLGGYAFIGEGIPVALGAAFTSRYKKEVFNDSNSNSVTAAFFGDGTCNIGQFYECLNMAQLWKLPILFVVENNKWAIGMAHNRATSEPEIWRKAEAFGMKGEEVDGMDVLAVREAAIRAIERARSGEGPTLIECLTYRFRGHSLADPDELRSAQEKNFWAERDPLKLLEKNLLEEDLISKDELRAIEKEIDQEVNDAVEFALGAPDPDPAELTKYIWAE from the coding sequence ATGATTCATTCAACAAACGTGGCTAATCAATCTGGCAACCAGGCTCCTACCTCTAAAGAGAGTCATTCAGAACGCATTATTAAAATTTCCAATCAACAGCCAATTTCAATAAGTAAAGACATAGGCCTAAGACTCTTTCGTGATATGACTCTGGGCAGAAGGTTTGAAGATAAATGCGCTGAAATGTATTACAGAGGCAAAATGTTTGGTTTTGTTCACTTATACAACGGACAAGAAGCTGTTAGTACAGGGGTTATAGGAGCAATGAAGTTAAAACATGATTGGTTTTGCAGTACTTATCGCGATCATGTTCATGCTTTAAGTGCAGGAGTACCAGCAAGAGAAGTCATGAGTGAACTTTTTGGTAAAGAGACTGGGTGCAGTAAAGGGAGAGGAGGATCAATGCATCTATTTTCTAAAGAGCACCACTTATTAGGTGGTTATGCATTTATTGGAGAAGGAATTCCTGTAGCTCTTGGAGCGGCTTTTACTAGTCGTTATAAAAAAGAAGTTTTTAACGACAGCAATAGCAACTCTGTTACAGCAGCCTTCTTTGGAGACGGAACATGCAATATTGGACAATTTTATGAATGTCTAAACATGGCTCAGTTATGGAAGTTACCAATTCTTTTCGTTGTGGAAAATAATAAATGGGCTATTGGAATGGCTCATAATCGAGCTACTAGCGAACCTGAGATATGGCGAAAAGCAGAGGCTTTTGGAATGAAAGGAGAGGAAGTTGATGGCATGGATGTTCTTGCAGTTAGAGAGGCTGCAATAAGGGCTATAGAGAGGGCTAGATCAGGGGAGGGCCCAACTCTTATTGAGTGCCTAACTTATAGATTCAGAGGCCATTCTCTAGCTGATCCTGACGAACTTAGATCTGCTCAAGAAAAGAATTTTTGGGCCGAAAGAGACCCCTTAAAACTTCTTGAAAAAAATCTCTTAGAAGAAGATTTGATCTCAAAAGATGAACTAAGAGCAATAGAAAAAGAAATCGATCAAGAAGTTAATGATGCAGTCGAATTTGCTCTAGGAGCTCCAGATCCAGACCCAGCTGAACTCACAAAATATATTTGGGCAGAATAA
- a CDS encoding RNA polymerase sigma factor, RpoD/SigA family has protein sequence MVSSAPKPAETQKRRSTDPISWYLATIGRVPLLTPAEEIELGNQVQVMMNLTEDGMVDEQKKKFTSHERRLIRIGRRAKERMMKANLRLVVSVAKKYQGKGLELLDLVQEGSLGLERAVEKFDPTRGYKFSTYAFWWIRQSMTRAIACQSRTIRLPVHLSERLATIRKVSLDLAHKLGAMPNRLEIAEEMDIEVEELDSILRQALTTSSLDAPVNGDDGRSFLGDLIADGSAEEPLDKVEQSIHQEQLGRWLTHLSEQEQHVLKLRFGLEGHDRHTLAEIGRLLEVSRERVRQVELKSLRKLRNLTRKLPSGI, from the coding sequence ATGGTTTCATCAGCACCCAAGCCAGCTGAAACGCAGAAAAGGCGTAGTACTGATCCAATCAGTTGGTATCTGGCAACTATTGGAAGAGTGCCATTGCTCACTCCTGCTGAGGAAATTGAACTAGGCAATCAAGTTCAAGTAATGATGAACTTGACAGAAGATGGAATGGTTGATGAGCAAAAGAAAAAATTCACTTCTCATGAACGTAGATTGATTCGCATAGGCAGAAGAGCTAAAGAAAGGATGATGAAAGCAAATCTACGTCTTGTAGTTAGTGTCGCTAAGAAATATCAAGGAAAAGGATTGGAGCTTCTAGATTTAGTTCAAGAAGGTTCTCTTGGTTTAGAGAGAGCTGTAGAAAAGTTTGACCCCACACGTGGCTATAAATTTTCTACCTATGCTTTTTGGTGGATTCGTCAAAGTATGACAAGAGCCATTGCTTGTCAATCACGCACAATTCGTTTACCAGTTCATTTGAGCGAAAGACTCGCAACCATAAGAAAAGTAAGTTTAGATTTAGCCCATAAATTAGGAGCTATGCCCAATAGACTTGAAATTGCTGAAGAGATGGATATAGAGGTTGAGGAGCTTGATTCAATATTGAGACAAGCACTTACTACTAGTAGTCTTGATGCTCCAGTCAATGGAGATGATGGAAGAAGCTTTTTAGGGGATCTTATAGCTGATGGATCTGCTGAAGAACCTTTAGATAAAGTTGAGCAAAGTATTCATCAAGAACAATTAGGGAGATGGTTAACTCATTTAAGTGAGCAAGAACAACATGTTCTTAAATTAAGATTTGGACTTGAAGGACATGACAGACATACTCTTGCGGAGATAGGAAGATTGTTAGAGGTCTCTAGAGAACGTGTTCGTCAAGTTGAATTGAAGTCTTTAAGAAAATTAAGGAATTTGACTCGCAAACTACCTAGTGGAATTTAA